One genomic window of Tenacibaculum tangerinum includes the following:
- a CDS encoding DNA/RNA non-specific endonuclease, translating to MVAKKNENTNELPESSKETIDKKTTNFEYLPSSTTGVIVKHNGYQLSYSEQHEQAEWVAYTLDKSDIVYTNYERPFFIADPKVSTKSADWRNYKRSGYDKGHLCPAGDRRASKKAHDETFYTSNITPQNHEFNAGIWNKLEQKTRYWAKKYHHLYVVTGGVLEPNLKTIGNEKVSVPNYFYKVLLDYTQPEVKAIAFLMPHKDSNQPLYNFVVSIDELEEKTGIDFFPALPDELEDTLEASTNYKNWSFR from the coding sequence TTGGTTGCAAAAAAAAATGAAAACACCAATGAATTACCTGAGTCTTCAAAAGAGACAATAGATAAAAAAACAACTAATTTTGAGTACCTTCCTTCTTCTACAACCGGTGTTATTGTAAAACACAATGGTTATCAGCTATCGTACAGCGAACAACACGAGCAAGCCGAATGGGTCGCTTATACTTTAGATAAAAGTGATATTGTGTACACAAATTACGAGCGTCCTTTTTTTATTGCAGATCCAAAAGTTAGCACAAAATCTGCCGATTGGAGAAATTACAAAAGATCTGGTTACGACAAAGGGCATTTATGCCCTGCTGGTGATAGGCGCGCTTCGAAAAAAGCTCATGATGAAACTTTTTACACTTCTAATATTACCCCACAAAACCATGAGTTTAACGCTGGCATTTGGAATAAACTAGAGCAAAAAACACGTTATTGGGCTAAAAAATATCATCACTTATATGTTGTTACAGGAGGTGTTTTAGAACCGAACCTAAAAACCATTGGTAACGAAAAAGTAAGTGTTCCTAATTATTTTTACAAGGTTTTACTAGATTATACCCAACCCGAAGTTAAAGCCATTGCTTTTTTAATGCCGCATAAAGACAGCAACCAACCTTTGTATAATTTTGTGGTTTCTATTGATGAATTAGAAGAAAAAACAGGCATCGACTTTTTTCCTGCACTACCTGATGAGTTGGAAGATACATTAGAGGCTTCTACTAATTATAAAAATTGGAGTTTTAGATAA
- a CDS encoding acyl-CoA thioesterase, producing the protein MIFSVQFKTRWADFDANIHMRHTAYNDYAAELRLRFFKKHNITIQDFTNENVGPILFEENTKFLREIHMGEDITVNLKVVGLSSKGERWKIQHEVFNQAGNLSAIITVYGAWLDLTKRKLTVPPVKFQQIFSEAEKTPEFKEILLKN; encoded by the coding sequence ATGATTTTTAGTGTTCAATTTAAAACACGATGGGCAGATTTTGATGCCAATATACACATGCGTCATACCGCATACAACGATTATGCTGCTGAATTACGCTTGCGCTTTTTTAAAAAGCATAACATTACCATTCAAGATTTTACGAACGAAAATGTGGGGCCGATTTTATTTGAAGAAAACACCAAATTTTTGCGTGAAATACACATGGGAGAAGATATTACCGTAAACCTAAAAGTTGTTGGTTTGTCTAGTAAGGGAGAGCGTTGGAAAATTCAGCATGAAGTTTTTAACCAGGCAGGAAATCTATCGGCGATTATCACTGTTTATGGCGCGTGGTTAGATTTGACTAAACGTAAACTAACAGTACCTCCTGTTAAATTTCAACAAATTTTTAGTGAAGCTGAAAAAACACCAGAATTTAAAGAAATCTTATTAAAAAATTAA